One Williamsia phyllosphaerae DNA segment encodes these proteins:
- a CDS encoding aldo/keto reductase, translated as MTSVPTIALNDGRSIPQLGFGVFQIDADETAKATRLALETGYRHIDTAQMYGNEKQVGEGIRDSGIARDDIWVTTKLNNGFHRPDDAKRSFDESLEKLGLDHVDLFLIHWPLPTRYDGDFVTTWNTLIEFQEEGRAKSIGVSNFQPTHLDKLAAETSVVPSVNQIEVHPYFTNTEAIAYGTEHGIATEAWSPIAQGKVLDDDVIGKIAERVGKSTAQVTLRWHIQHGNIIFPKSVTEQRVKDNFDIFDFELSADDVAALDGLDKGEDGRTGPNPDTFDYIPD; from the coding sequence ATGACCTCGGTTCCGACCATTGCACTCAACGACGGACGCAGCATCCCGCAACTCGGGTTCGGTGTGTTCCAGATCGACGCCGACGAGACCGCCAAGGCCACCCGCCTCGCGCTCGAGACCGGCTACCGGCACATCGACACCGCGCAGATGTACGGCAACGAGAAGCAGGTCGGCGAGGGCATCCGCGACTCGGGAATCGCCCGTGACGACATCTGGGTGACCACCAAGCTCAACAACGGTTTCCACCGTCCCGACGACGCGAAGCGCTCGTTCGACGAGAGCCTCGAGAAGCTCGGACTCGACCATGTCGACCTGTTCCTCATCCACTGGCCGTTGCCCACCCGGTACGACGGCGACTTCGTGACCACCTGGAACACGCTCATCGAGTTCCAGGAGGAGGGTCGCGCCAAGTCCATCGGCGTCTCGAACTTCCAGCCGACGCACCTCGACAAGCTGGCCGCGGAGACCTCGGTCGTGCCGTCGGTCAACCAGATCGAGGTCCACCCGTACTTCACCAACACCGAGGCGATCGCCTACGGCACCGAGCACGGCATCGCGACCGAGGCATGGTCGCCGATCGCGCAGGGCAAGGTGCTCGACGACGACGTCATCGGGAAGATCGCCGAGCGGGTCGGCAAGTCGACCGCCCAGGTGACGCTGCGGTGGCACATCCAGCACGGGAACATCATCTTCCCGAAGTCGGTGACCGAGCAGCGCGTCAAGGACAACTTCGACATCTTCGACTTCGAGCTCTCCGCAGACGACGTCGCCGCACTCGACGGCCTCGACAAGGGCGAAGACGGACGCACCGGCCCCAACCCGGACACGTTCGACTACATCCCCGACTGA
- a CDS encoding alpha/beta hydrolase has translation MRGVDVVVSAEQWQYSPARHTAMALDVHLLTGWFPTVVEVIAAALVITAVGWRTRRWRTVWVPVAIGVGAVTAVGLYLYLDHRGLAPDSAPVLFWIFAAIAAAMVVVIAAGARHARWWQHAAAAVALPLTLVSVALIANQWSGYYPTLTRAWDGITAGPLPNQTTVAKLASYRDKPTETGRIVPFDAPNSLSHFRHRTEYVYLPPAWFAGPTPPRLPAVVMIGGVINTPEDWVRSGNALEVVDAYARDHGGRAPILVLVDPSGGFSNDTECVDGPRGNVDTHIVDEVRPYVISHFAAASAARNWAVVGWSMGGTCAIDLAVRHPDDFATFVDISGDIGPNVGDKQNTIKTLYGGDSDAWDRFDPATVMRAHGRYTDLAGWFQSEGKRSGGQLGSSQITAAKQLSSLADSLGVTTTEVYRAGPHTWSFGAIALADALPWLHERIDTGAGT, from the coding sequence GTGCGTGGTGTCGACGTCGTGGTGAGCGCGGAGCAGTGGCAGTACAGCCCTGCCCGCCACACGGCGATGGCGCTGGACGTCCACCTGCTGACCGGTTGGTTCCCGACCGTCGTCGAGGTGATCGCGGCAGCGCTGGTCATCACGGCCGTCGGTTGGCGCACCCGCCGGTGGCGAACGGTGTGGGTACCCGTCGCCATCGGCGTCGGTGCGGTGACCGCGGTCGGCCTATACCTCTATCTCGACCACCGCGGACTGGCCCCGGACTCGGCGCCGGTGCTGTTCTGGATCTTCGCGGCGATCGCCGCGGCGATGGTCGTCGTCATCGCCGCGGGGGCGCGGCACGCCCGGTGGTGGCAGCACGCGGCAGCCGCGGTCGCGCTCCCTCTGACGCTGGTGAGCGTGGCCCTGATCGCGAACCAGTGGTCGGGCTACTACCCCACACTGACCCGCGCGTGGGACGGCATCACCGCAGGACCCCTGCCCAACCAGACGACCGTCGCGAAGCTGGCCTCCTACCGCGACAAGCCCACCGAGACCGGCCGGATCGTCCCCTTCGACGCCCCGAATTCGCTCAGCCACTTCCGTCACCGCACCGAGTACGTCTACCTGCCACCGGCGTGGTTCGCGGGGCCGACGCCACCGCGTCTGCCCGCCGTGGTGATGATCGGTGGGGTCATCAACACCCCCGAGGACTGGGTGCGCAGCGGCAACGCCCTCGAGGTCGTCGACGCCTACGCCCGCGACCACGGCGGTCGGGCCCCGATCCTCGTGCTCGTCGACCCCTCCGGCGGATTCAGCAACGACACCGAGTGCGTCGACGGCCCGCGCGGCAACGTCGACACCCACATCGTCGACGAGGTCCGTCCATACGTCATCTCGCACTTCGCGGCGGCGTCCGCGGCCCGCAACTGGGCCGTGGTCGGCTGGTCGATGGGCGGCACCTGCGCCATCGACCTCGCCGTGCGGCACCCCGACGACTTCGCCACCTTCGTCGACATCTCCGGCGACATCGGCCCCAACGTGGGCGACAAACAGAACACGATCAAGACGCTCTACGGCGGCGACAGCGACGCGTGGGACCGTTTCGACCCGGCCACGGTGATGCGCGCGCACGGTCGGTACACCGACCTCGCGGGCTGGTTCCAGTCCGAGGGCAAGCGGTCCGGCGGTCAGCTGGGGTCGAGTCAGATCACCGCGGCGAAACAGCTGTCGTCGCTGGCCGATTCGCTCGGCGTGACGACCACCGAGGTCTATCGCGCCGGACCGCACACCTGGTCGTTCGGTGCGATCGCACTTGCCGATGCCCTGCCGTGGCTGCACGAGCGGATCGACACCGGAGCCGGCACCTGA